The nucleotide window TCTCTGATTTGTAAGGCCTTAATTTCACTGTATACTCCTTTCCTATCCTTGTTGTGGCGATCTTGGGTTTCATTTACTTGCATCTAAATGCCACAGATCGAATGAGCTGGTATGTTTCTCTGTTGCATtattaacaaaaaataataataatcatgatGACTGTCAAACTGCATTTCATCCTACTTGTGCTAAACGTCTTCTCTACCCTTTGATTTTATAGATGTGGATTGGCTTGTTACCCGAGGTAGATGGTGAAAAAGCATAGCTTGGATCAGAAAAAGAAGGTCATATCAATTGCTTTTGAAGAATGAATATCTTATGATGCATTGTCTTTCATAGGATAAAAGTCTTATGTTACAATGCATAAGTTTATTTCTCCTGCCTCATCTTGGTTTTTATCAATTTCTACAGGCTGAGAGTCTGCAACATAGACCTGATGAGGTCCGCCGCATTAAGCACTGATGGCACCGGTGATGACAGGCGCGaccatgactttgtattatttgtggaacctaatgttgtgtaacagtttgattgagttaaactttaaatagactgttgttaactgttttgttggtattgtggctttcatgattgattgtttcatgagtggattgaatgaatggattagtagtttaaataaatattttaaaaaaaaaattagcctcaatttgtaattGAGGCTTGAATTTAGCCTCGGTCATTGATAACCCAGGTTGaaattcccgtggctaaaggctttagcctcggttgttgagaaccgaggttaaaaatagatttagcttcggttggaggcaattgaggctaaaatttggatttagtctcagttgaaaacaatggaggctaaaattttgatttagcctcatttcgagaaaattgaagctaaaaaggtttttagcctcacttgaagaaccgaggctataaaagtcattttagcctcggttgctaaaattgaggctaaagcctttagccacaggggtttcaacctcggtttggataactgaggcaaaactgaggctaaaggctttagccttagttttgATTTAGGCTCAAGTCAGGTCTGAATCTGGTCTAGGTCAAGTACTTGACTGGGTCCACCCCATGGATTAGATCGCACTCATGTACCAATTTTACAAATTCATGGTGTGTAATAGGCTCCCATATGTGCTTGTAGCTTAGCAAACTCCATTCTCCATGATGTACTATGCAACCCAGGCCATATAGACCTTTCATTTATTAGATGAAGGattgggagaaaaaaaaaaatgactctGTTttgcaactcaagtgggccccgataaaaatcaagggtgggcataaCGATTAGGCCAAGGCAACACACTTGCTAGAGCCCACGTAAGGAACAGGCCTCAGTCATATGTGGAGCATATAAAAACCTAAACCAATCAACAGCTGGGACCCACTATAAAAATACCATACCTATACAGTAAGAAGTTCCATTATACCAGACCTATACAgtatgggaaatttttggaagattagAATAGAAAATTAAACCTGactagtggattttacatacacaccACGCTGACCCCTAGTTTGGTCACAGGTCCAGTCTCCAACAAGCAAATAGACTGGGAGTCCGGGGTactggtgtgtgtgtatataaggAAATAGATAAAATTGTTACCTGGAGCAATGTACCCAATAGATCCCTTCATTCCAAGCGAACTAGTTTGAGCAACTTCAGATAAGAACCTGGCTAGCCCAAAATCACTCACATGAgcaatcatatcatcatcaagaagaatgtTGCTCGGTTTTAAATCGCGATGAATGATTGACGTTTCGCAATGATTATGCAGATAATCTAGTGCAGAAGCCACATCTATAGCAATGTTTAGCCTTTGAGTAAACTTCAAGCTCCTTGTCAGCTGATCATGACTATCTTTGTGCAACCACGTCTCTAGACTTCCACTGGGCATGTACTCATAAACTAgagctttaaaatcattgccCTTAAAATCAATGCTTGAGCAACAAGTTAAAATCTTAACAagattccgatgcctaatgtttctCAAGGCTTCGCATTCAGCCATGAAGCTCCTTAGAGCTCCTTGCTGTTGAAGGTTGAAGACTTTCATTGCAACCATAGTCCCAAAGTGATGTAGAATCCCTTTATATACAGTAGCAAAACTGCCGGCCCCGATCAAATTGGCAGAAGAGAACCCATCTGTTGCTTTAAAGAGCTCTGCATAAGACACTTTCACTAAAGGATCCTCTGCAGAAGGCAAAGGAGAAGGCTTCTTTCTCGACTTTCTTACTCAATAAAGAGTGGCAAAGAAGCATGATAATGAAATAAGAAATAGGACAGCACCAATTATTGAGAATTTGACTTTTGAAGCAACAGACATCCCTTGTTTCTTGGAAGCTTGGCTAGAGCATGGAGGCAATTGTAATTCTTGAATACCCCCACAGAGCTTACTATTTCCGAGTACTGAAACTTGACTGGCATTTCCGAAGATCCCTTGTTTTGGTAATTCACCCTCGAAATTATTGAAAGACAGATTTAGATACTGCAGAAAAATAAGCTTCTCTAGATATTTTGGAATCTCTCCAGACAAGTTATTGCGTGAAAGATCCAGGGATCGAAGGCCTCTTAGACTACTAAATGATAGAGGAATTGATCCTAGAAAGAAGTTCCCATCCAACTGGAGATACTCTAGGCTGAGACAATTGCCTAGTGAGCTTGGAATTTCGCCTGATAACTTATTATTAGAAATAATGAATCTTCCAAGAGCATTCAAGGAACCAGCTTCCAGTGGCAGACTACCAGTAAAAGAGTTATTTTCAACATGGAATTCGATCAAAGAGGTAAGGTTGAAAAGTTGTTTGGGTAAGGTACCGCTAAGATTATTATTATAGAGGTATATCAACTGCATATATACACAATTTCCAAGGCTTGAAGGGATTCTCCCCATTAGGTTGTTTCCAGATAAGGTGAGTATGTACAATCGGGAGATGTTACTCAAGGAAGAAGGAATTTGCCCTGATAATTCGTTTCTGTTAAAGTAGAGTCTCTCCACCTTGTTAAGCATCCCAACACTGATGGGAATTGTACCTGTCAGAAAGTTATGCCCTACATCCAGTACTGTTAAGCCGATTAGATTCTGAATCCCAGATGGTATGCTTCCGAATATCATGTTATTGTCTAACATTAGTACTCTCAGTTGGGTCGAAAGATTAGCAACTGAGTCAGGCAATGCACCGCTGAACCGGTTAAAGCCCACGTCCAGTACTTGTAAGCTGCTGCAATTGATCAAAGAATTGAGAAAACTCAAGTCATGAGCTTTTCCAATTCCAAGTTCATTGCCCCACAAACGTAACCTAGAGAGATCCTTGAGGCTTCCAAAATTCAGAGGCACAGATCCGCTAAAACTATTTTTAGCAAGGTTAATAACTGCAAGTCCGgaagcattggataatgaaactGGTATGGGTCCAGTGAATTGGTTTCCTGCAGCACAGAGGCCTTGGAGATTAGGAAGAGTGAGGCCTATGTTAGGTGGAAGATTTCCATGCAATCTGTTCCATCTCACGTCCAAAACATTAATAGAGGAGAGATTGTATAGCTGAGGCGGAATCGTACCCGACAGTTCATTTACAGCTATAGCGAGCACCTCTAAGCTCACCAACCGACGAAGGTCGTCTGGAATGCTGCCCTCCAGACTGTTATATGAGAGATAAAGCCAAATGAGAGACGAAAGGTTCCCAAGTGAAGGTGGGATGCTTCCTGTAAGACTGTTGACATGAATGACCAGTTTGGTGAGCTTCGATAGAGAGCCAAGTTCAGTTGGAATCCTCCCTGTGAGATGGTTTCCATAGAGAAAAAGGGATTTAAGTTCCGAACAGTGGGAGAGATTTGCTGGAATTTCTCCGGTGAATGTGTTATTAGTCAGCATGAGATACTGCAAGCGGAACAAACGGCCCATCTCTTCAGGAATCCGCCCGTTGAAGCTGTTATTCGCGAGTTCGATTCTCCTGAGGAAGGTAAGGTTCCGTATGAAGGGagatatgggtcccaccaattTCTGGCCTGTGAGGTTCAAGGCGGTGACCCTTTGAGGATGGAGGCGACCACCGCATGTGACTCCTTGCCAGTGACAGAAGTGGAGAGTATGATTCCATGAGCTCAAGGAATTGAGAGGATCTTCAGTTATCAGATGTTTGAAATTCAGTAAAGAAAGCCGATCAGTTTCGTT belongs to Magnolia sinica isolate HGM2019 chromosome 8, MsV1, whole genome shotgun sequence and includes:
- the LOC131253730 gene encoding putative receptor-like protein kinase At3g47110 — its product is MDLPPMNLWAFWSFLFLSSCLFGSSANFSNETDRLSLLNFKHLITEDPLNSLSSWNHTLHFCHWQGVTCGGRLHPQRVTALNLTGQKLVGPISPFIRNLTFLRRIELANNSFNGRIPEEMGRLFRLQYLMLTNNTFTGEIPANLSHCSELKSLFLYGNHLTGRIPTELGSLSKLTKLVIHVNSLTGSIPPSLGNLSSLIWLYLSYNSLEGSIPDDLRRLVSLEVLAIAVNELSGTIPPQLYNLSSINVLDVRWNRLHGNLPPNIGLTLPNLQGLCAAGNQFTGPIPVSLSNASGLAVINLAKNSFSGSVPLNFGSLKDLSRLRLWGNELGIGKAHDLSFLNSLINCSSLQVLDVGFNRFSGALPDSVANLSTQLRVLMLDNNMIFGSIPSGIQNLIGLTVLDVGHNFLTGTIPISVGMLNKVERLYFNRNELSGQIPSSLSNISRLYILTLSGNNLMGRIPSSLGNCVYMQLIYLYNNNLSGTLPKQLFNLTSLIEFHVENNSFTGSLPLEAGSLNALGRFIISNNKLSGEIPSSLGNCLSLEYLQLDGNFFLGSIPLSFSSLRGLRSLDLSRNNLSGEIPKYLEKLIFLQYLNLSFNNFEGELPKQGIFGNASQVSVLGNSKLCGGIQELQLPPCSSQASKKQGIKSRKKPSPLPSAEDPLVKVSYAELFKATDGFSSANLIGAGSFATVYKGILHHFGTMVAMKVFNLQQQGALRSFMAECEALRNIRHRNLVKILTCCSSIDFKGNDFKALVYEYMPSGSLETWLHKDSHDQLTRSLKFTQRLNIAIDVASALDYLHNHCETSIIHRDLKPSNILLDDDMIAHVSDFGLARFLSEVAQTSSLGMKGSIGYIAPGNNFIYFLIYTHTSTPDSQSICLLETGPVTKLGVSVVCM